The Arachis duranensis cultivar V14167 chromosome 2, aradu.V14167.gnm2.J7QH, whole genome shotgun sequence genome has a window encoding:
- the LOC107473456 gene encoding probable galacturonosyltransferase 6 isoform X3, whose translation MMMMKQKLLLLLRYRRKNRVLFLSLLYLSVLSPLLFFSHRLNLLSPLGKDFLEDLYRVAYKTDSLKLNAVEQEGAEELEEPNHVVYKVKDSVSTINYNSNQNNDSEESRIAGHRYELLERNGFDHDEIRKQGTKQKESSSMAGDKDIHVHSLRMPDDNIKVTNKDSGRKEGKHNQIVNSESHEVRNPKIEEIKDQILRAKTYLNLAPPSGNLRLKELELLMRELEQAVGEATKDSDLSASVLQSMRHMEASLSKAYRIFPNCCAMADKLQAMKHTTEQQVRSQRIQATFLAQLAGRTTPKGLHCLSMRLTAEYFAMRPEQRKLPNENKIYNPELYHYAVFTDNVLACAVVVNSTVSTAKEPEKLVFHVVTNSHNLPGISMWFLLNPPDKATVHIQSIDNYGWFSKYNTLEKPNSSDPIYTSELNHLRFYLPDIFPTLNKIMLFDHDVVVQQDLSELWTADMNGNVIGAVGTCKEGEAPFHRMDMFINISDPLLGERFDVNACTWAFGMNLFDLQQWRMHNLTSLYHKYLQMNIGIQPLGWLTFYNKTTLLDRRWHVQGLGHNSGVDRNEIEHAAVIHYDGIRKPWLDIAMGRYKNYWTKFLKFDQPFMERCNLQP comes from the exons atgatgatgatgaagcagAAGCTTCTACTTCTACTTCGTTATCGCCGCAAAAATAgggttctctttctctctcttctctacCTCTCTGTCCTttcccctcttctcttcttctctcacaGGCTCAACCTCCTCTCTCCACTCG GGAAAGATTTTCTCGAAGACTTATATCGCGTT GCATACAAGACAGATAGCTTGAAGTTGAATGCTGTAGAACAG GAGGGTGCTGAAGAATTAGAAGAGCCAAATCATGTTGtttataaagtaaaagattCAGTTTcaacaattaattacaattcCAACCAGAATAATGATTCTGAGGAGTCTAGAATTGCAGGGCACAGATATGAACTTTTGGAAAGAAATG GATTCGACCATGATGAAATACGAAAACAGGGAACTAAGCAGAAAGAATCATCTTCTATGGCTGGAGATAAGGATATACATGTTCATTCACTTCGAATGCCCGATGATAACATCAAAGTGACAAACAAGGACTCTGGTAGAAAAGAAGGCAAACATAATCAGATTGTAAATTCTGAGTCTCATGAAGTGAGGAATCCGAAGATTGAAGAGATTAAGGATCAAATTCTTAGAGCCAAAACATACTTGAATCTTGCACCACCAAGCGGCAACTTGCGTTTGAAGGAGTTGGAGCTGCTAATGAGAGAGCTTGAACAGGCAGTTGGCGAAGCCACCAAGGATTCAGATCTGTCAGCAAG TGTTTTGCAGAGTATGAGACACATGGAGGCTTCGTTGTCTAAAGCTTACCGCATATTCCCAAATTGTTGTGCTATGGCTGATAAGCTCCAAGCAATGAAGCATACCACTGAACAGCAAGTTCGTTCTCAGCGAATTCAAGCAACATTTCTTGCTCAACTTGCTGGAAGGACCACCCCGAAAGGCCTGCACTGTCTTTCTATGCGGCTGACTGCGGAATACTTTGCCATGAGGCCTGAGCAGAGAAAGCTTCCAAATGAAAATAAGATTTATAATCCAGAACTTTATCATTATGCTGTTTTCACTGACAATGTTCTAGCCTGTGCAGTGGTTGTCAACTCTACTGTCTCTACTGCCAAG GAACCAGAGAAGCTTGTTTTCCATGTAGTGACTAATTCACACAACTTACCAGGAATCTCAATGTGGTTCTTATTAAACCCTCCTGACAAAGCAACAGTTCACATTCAGAGCATAGACAACTATGGATGGTTTTCCAAGTACAATACCTTAGAGAAACCTAATTCTAGTGATCCAATATATACTTCTGAGTTGAACCACCTTCGTTTCTACCTGCCGGATATTTTCCCTACTCTAAACAAGATTATGCTATTTGATCATGATGTGGTGGTGCAACAAGATCTCAGTGAACTATGGACCGCAGATATGAATGGAAATGTCATTGGAGCTGTTGGAACTTGCAAGGAAGGAGAAGCTCCATTTCACAGGATGGATATGTTCATAAACATTTCAGATCCATTACTTGGAGAAAGGTTTGATGTCAATGCATGCACTTGGGCATTTGGGATGAACTTGTTTGATTTGCAGCAGTGGAGGATGCATAATTTAACTTCTCTCTATCACAAATATTTGCAAATG AACATTGGAATTCAACCTCTAGGGTGGCTCACCTTCTATAACAAGACAACATTGTTGGACAGAAGATGGCATGTTCAAGGACTTGGTCATAACTCTGGTGTTGATAGAAATGAGATTGAGCATGCTGCTGTTATACACTATGATGGAATCAGGAAGCCATGGTTAGATATTGC
- the LOC107473456 gene encoding probable galacturonosyltransferase 6 isoform X2 yields MMMMKQKLLLLLRYRRKNRVLFLSLLYLSVLSPLLFFSHRLNLLSPLGKDFLEDLYRVAYKTDSLKLNAVEQGAEELEEPNHVVYKVKDSVSTINYNSNQNNDSEESRIAGHRYELLERNVTGFDHDEIRKQGTKQKESSSMAGDKDIHVHSLRMPDDNIKVTNKDSGRKEGKHNQIVNSESHEVRNPKIEEIKDQILRAKTYLNLAPPSGNLRLKELELLMRELEQAVGEATKDSDLSASVLQSMRHMEASLSKAYRIFPNCCAMADKLQAMKHTTEQQVRSQRIQATFLAQLAGRTTPKGLHCLSMRLTAEYFAMRPEQRKLPNENKIYNPELYHYAVFTDNVLACAVVVNSTVSTAKEPEKLVFHVVTNSHNLPGISMWFLLNPPDKATVHIQSIDNYGWFSKYNTLEKPNSSDPIYTSELNHLRFYLPDIFPTLNKIMLFDHDVVVQQDLSELWTADMNGNVIGAVGTCKEGEAPFHRMDMFINISDPLLGERFDVNACTWAFGMNLFDLQQWRMHNLTSLYHKYLQMNIGIQPLGWLTFYNKTTLLDRRWHVQGLGHNSGVDRNEIEHAAVIHYDGIRKPWLDIAMGRYKNYWTKFLKFDQPFMERCNLQP; encoded by the exons atgatgatgatgaagcagAAGCTTCTACTTCTACTTCGTTATCGCCGCAAAAATAgggttctctttctctctcttctctacCTCTCTGTCCTttcccctcttctcttcttctctcacaGGCTCAACCTCCTCTCTCCACTCG GGAAAGATTTTCTCGAAGACTTATATCGCGTT GCATACAAGACAGATAGCTTGAAGTTGAATGCTGTAGAACAG GGTGCTGAAGAATTAGAAGAGCCAAATCATGTTGtttataaagtaaaagattCAGTTTcaacaattaattacaattcCAACCAGAATAATGATTCTGAGGAGTCTAGAATTGCAGGGCACAGATATGAACTTTTGGAAAGAAATG TTACAGGATTCGACCATGATGAAATACGAAAACAGGGAACTAAGCAGAAAGAATCATCTTCTATGGCTGGAGATAAGGATATACATGTTCATTCACTTCGAATGCCCGATGATAACATCAAAGTGACAAACAAGGACTCTGGTAGAAAAGAAGGCAAACATAATCAGATTGTAAATTCTGAGTCTCATGAAGTGAGGAATCCGAAGATTGAAGAGATTAAGGATCAAATTCTTAGAGCCAAAACATACTTGAATCTTGCACCACCAAGCGGCAACTTGCGTTTGAAGGAGTTGGAGCTGCTAATGAGAGAGCTTGAACAGGCAGTTGGCGAAGCCACCAAGGATTCAGATCTGTCAGCAAG TGTTTTGCAGAGTATGAGACACATGGAGGCTTCGTTGTCTAAAGCTTACCGCATATTCCCAAATTGTTGTGCTATGGCTGATAAGCTCCAAGCAATGAAGCATACCACTGAACAGCAAGTTCGTTCTCAGCGAATTCAAGCAACATTTCTTGCTCAACTTGCTGGAAGGACCACCCCGAAAGGCCTGCACTGTCTTTCTATGCGGCTGACTGCGGAATACTTTGCCATGAGGCCTGAGCAGAGAAAGCTTCCAAATGAAAATAAGATTTATAATCCAGAACTTTATCATTATGCTGTTTTCACTGACAATGTTCTAGCCTGTGCAGTGGTTGTCAACTCTACTGTCTCTACTGCCAAG GAACCAGAGAAGCTTGTTTTCCATGTAGTGACTAATTCACACAACTTACCAGGAATCTCAATGTGGTTCTTATTAAACCCTCCTGACAAAGCAACAGTTCACATTCAGAGCATAGACAACTATGGATGGTTTTCCAAGTACAATACCTTAGAGAAACCTAATTCTAGTGATCCAATATATACTTCTGAGTTGAACCACCTTCGTTTCTACCTGCCGGATATTTTCCCTACTCTAAACAAGATTATGCTATTTGATCATGATGTGGTGGTGCAACAAGATCTCAGTGAACTATGGACCGCAGATATGAATGGAAATGTCATTGGAGCTGTTGGAACTTGCAAGGAAGGAGAAGCTCCATTTCACAGGATGGATATGTTCATAAACATTTCAGATCCATTACTTGGAGAAAGGTTTGATGTCAATGCATGCACTTGGGCATTTGGGATGAACTTGTTTGATTTGCAGCAGTGGAGGATGCATAATTTAACTTCTCTCTATCACAAATATTTGCAAATG AACATTGGAATTCAACCTCTAGGGTGGCTCACCTTCTATAACAAGACAACATTGTTGGACAGAAGATGGCATGTTCAAGGACTTGGTCATAACTCTGGTGTTGATAGAAATGAGATTGAGCATGCTGCTGTTATACACTATGATGGAATCAGGAAGCCATGGTTAGATATTGC
- the LOC107473456 gene encoding probable galacturonosyltransferase 6 isoform X1, with protein MMMMKQKLLLLLRYRRKNRVLFLSLLYLSVLSPLLFFSHRLNLLSPLGKDFLEDLYRVAYKTDSLKLNAVEQEGAEELEEPNHVVYKVKDSVSTINYNSNQNNDSEESRIAGHRYELLERNVTGFDHDEIRKQGTKQKESSSMAGDKDIHVHSLRMPDDNIKVTNKDSGRKEGKHNQIVNSESHEVRNPKIEEIKDQILRAKTYLNLAPPSGNLRLKELELLMRELEQAVGEATKDSDLSASVLQSMRHMEASLSKAYRIFPNCCAMADKLQAMKHTTEQQVRSQRIQATFLAQLAGRTTPKGLHCLSMRLTAEYFAMRPEQRKLPNENKIYNPELYHYAVFTDNVLACAVVVNSTVSTAKEPEKLVFHVVTNSHNLPGISMWFLLNPPDKATVHIQSIDNYGWFSKYNTLEKPNSSDPIYTSELNHLRFYLPDIFPTLNKIMLFDHDVVVQQDLSELWTADMNGNVIGAVGTCKEGEAPFHRMDMFINISDPLLGERFDVNACTWAFGMNLFDLQQWRMHNLTSLYHKYLQMNIGIQPLGWLTFYNKTTLLDRRWHVQGLGHNSGVDRNEIEHAAVIHYDGIRKPWLDIAMGRYKNYWTKFLKFDQPFMERCNLQP; from the exons atgatgatgatgaagcagAAGCTTCTACTTCTACTTCGTTATCGCCGCAAAAATAgggttctctttctctctcttctctacCTCTCTGTCCTttcccctcttctcttcttctctcacaGGCTCAACCTCCTCTCTCCACTCG GGAAAGATTTTCTCGAAGACTTATATCGCGTT GCATACAAGACAGATAGCTTGAAGTTGAATGCTGTAGAACAG GAGGGTGCTGAAGAATTAGAAGAGCCAAATCATGTTGtttataaagtaaaagattCAGTTTcaacaattaattacaattcCAACCAGAATAATGATTCTGAGGAGTCTAGAATTGCAGGGCACAGATATGAACTTTTGGAAAGAAATG TTACAGGATTCGACCATGATGAAATACGAAAACAGGGAACTAAGCAGAAAGAATCATCTTCTATGGCTGGAGATAAGGATATACATGTTCATTCACTTCGAATGCCCGATGATAACATCAAAGTGACAAACAAGGACTCTGGTAGAAAAGAAGGCAAACATAATCAGATTGTAAATTCTGAGTCTCATGAAGTGAGGAATCCGAAGATTGAAGAGATTAAGGATCAAATTCTTAGAGCCAAAACATACTTGAATCTTGCACCACCAAGCGGCAACTTGCGTTTGAAGGAGTTGGAGCTGCTAATGAGAGAGCTTGAACAGGCAGTTGGCGAAGCCACCAAGGATTCAGATCTGTCAGCAAG TGTTTTGCAGAGTATGAGACACATGGAGGCTTCGTTGTCTAAAGCTTACCGCATATTCCCAAATTGTTGTGCTATGGCTGATAAGCTCCAAGCAATGAAGCATACCACTGAACAGCAAGTTCGTTCTCAGCGAATTCAAGCAACATTTCTTGCTCAACTTGCTGGAAGGACCACCCCGAAAGGCCTGCACTGTCTTTCTATGCGGCTGACTGCGGAATACTTTGCCATGAGGCCTGAGCAGAGAAAGCTTCCAAATGAAAATAAGATTTATAATCCAGAACTTTATCATTATGCTGTTTTCACTGACAATGTTCTAGCCTGTGCAGTGGTTGTCAACTCTACTGTCTCTACTGCCAAG GAACCAGAGAAGCTTGTTTTCCATGTAGTGACTAATTCACACAACTTACCAGGAATCTCAATGTGGTTCTTATTAAACCCTCCTGACAAAGCAACAGTTCACATTCAGAGCATAGACAACTATGGATGGTTTTCCAAGTACAATACCTTAGAGAAACCTAATTCTAGTGATCCAATATATACTTCTGAGTTGAACCACCTTCGTTTCTACCTGCCGGATATTTTCCCTACTCTAAACAAGATTATGCTATTTGATCATGATGTGGTGGTGCAACAAGATCTCAGTGAACTATGGACCGCAGATATGAATGGAAATGTCATTGGAGCTGTTGGAACTTGCAAGGAAGGAGAAGCTCCATTTCACAGGATGGATATGTTCATAAACATTTCAGATCCATTACTTGGAGAAAGGTTTGATGTCAATGCATGCACTTGGGCATTTGGGATGAACTTGTTTGATTTGCAGCAGTGGAGGATGCATAATTTAACTTCTCTCTATCACAAATATTTGCAAATG AACATTGGAATTCAACCTCTAGGGTGGCTCACCTTCTATAACAAGACAACATTGTTGGACAGAAGATGGCATGTTCAAGGACTTGGTCATAACTCTGGTGTTGATAGAAATGAGATTGAGCATGCTGCTGTTATACACTATGATGGAATCAGGAAGCCATGGTTAGATATTGC